Within Triticum dicoccoides isolate Atlit2015 ecotype Zavitan chromosome 1B, WEW_v2.0, whole genome shotgun sequence, the genomic segment CGTGGTTTTAATCTGAACTAAAACCACTCCACTTATTTCCGAACAGAATTTGCTAAAAGGACTTCATTTGTAACGCCTGACACTGGCAGAACAAAGAGCAATGGTATTATGTACTCCTGAATTACATTATGTATCACCTGAATTGCTAGTAACACCTGACACCGTTGATCCTGAATTACATTATGTATCATTGTATCATATATGTATGCACTAGCAATTCAGGACCAACTACCATGTTGGCTAGCAGGATGTGTGAAGAACTGCAGGTAGCAGAACGAAGCAGCCATCAGCCCTGTACGGATAGACCCACACGATCGACAGCCTGTCAGCGCAATCTTCAGGAGATACAACTACTGTACTTGTCTTTTCGAGAAAAACAACAACTACTGTACTTGTAACAGCTAGTAGTTCTGATGGCATTGGAAACTTGCCTAAGATCCCACTGGTGAACACGCCCTGCCAGTGGTGCCAGTAGCGCGACACGCCCCATCGCAGCAAGGAGCGGGGATCAAAATGCTGAGCTTGCTGCTATGTCCTTGATcgatgatctacaagttttatcagTCCCACGTCTTTGCATTTTCAGCACCACCGAGAAATAGCTGGGGAAAAAAGAGGAAATCTGGATTTTATGCACTGCAGAGATGGAGCTCAATCATGATGGTTTCATCTTTCTTCTGCCATTTTCAGATTCGCGCGATACGATGGGAGATGGAAGCTTTGTTGGGCATGAAGAAATGAGGAAAGCGAGGGATGCATATATCCATGTCTTTTTCACTTTTGCAATGCACGAGAAACCGCAATGCATGGTGTATTTCTTGTcttattttttccttgtcttataaACTGCACTAGGGTACTGAGTAGCGGTGTTATCAGTTAGTTATCTTGGCGCTTAATAGCAAGACAATGTTGGAAGTGTCGAGTGCGGACTACGTTGTAGATTTAGTTGAATGAATGAATATCTGTATGTGATGACCTCAAATAATACAATGGCTCTGAGGTGTGTCCTGGACGTGTGAAGAATTCTTGTAGCCAAACAAATACTGGTGTCTAGGCTTTTGCAGCATGTGCATCTCGCCGCGTGGATTGgtcatatgtgtccttgggtgcagccAAATCGGTGGCGTTCGTTATACCTTGCTAAGCATTCGATCCCCTTGGCCTCGATCATCGAAAGGAATTGACGTGGCATTTTTGCTCATTTCTGTTGCTACTGGAGTGGCATCCTCTGATTCTTTTGCCACTCTTACCTGTGTTCTATACATGAACCACTCTTGTAGCACTGGTGAGGTTTCAGTAACTAAAGAAAACAGTTTGTTGGTATTCGGCTCGCTCTGTATTCAATTCATTTGTCTTGGTGACCGTGTCCAGCTTGGAAAAAATGAATAGGATATGCAACAAGGAGCAGCTAGCATGACAAACTTAAGATACGATGATATCTAGTATATGCATGGCATCTCACCTCATGGTTGTCGCAGGCGGACAAAGCTGTTACCATGGTTGGTTTCTCCGCCTAGAATTGGCTTTTTCAAGACATTGTTACTGTTAGGCTCACTCTTCCTCACACCCATCCAAGATTtctctcctctttctcctcctGCTGCTGCGCATCTGACAGTGAGTTGCTCGTTGACGGCAAGCAGCACGGGTCCAGGTGAGCCTTGAATCTTGCTTTCTTCTACGGCTTCATTTCTCCTTCTGCGTTCCATGTTTTGTTCAAAATAGTACCCAGCGGCATGTTTCAAAAGCTTGGCGCAAAAGACGTGGTTCGCGTAACGAAAGACTCGCTCCTCGGTCGCTCCCGCGGGCGGCCAGGGGCgaaccctagccaccgccgccaccgccgcaaccCGTCGCCCCCTCCCCTCTCGCCGCCGCCGGTGTGTGTCGCCGGGCAAAGCTCGTGCGGCTCAGCAGCGGCGAGCTCTCTCCTCCTCTCGCTTGGAGCAGCGCGGCGTGGGCCGGCCGCTTCGAAGGAGCTCGGCGCCATGGCGTTCGGGAAGGCGCAGCGAGGATGGGCTGATGGTAGGCACGCGCGGCGAGGCTCCACAGGTGGCTGGGCGGCGCGCCGGGGTGGCGTCGCGCGCGTGGAGTGGCGCGGATCTGACGCGAGGGGGCCCGGGCGAGGCTGCGTGGGCAGAGGGTCCCGGTGGCTGCAGGGGGAAGTGAGGCGCGGGCGCGCACAGGCTTGGCGCGGCCGCGATGGGCGCGGTGGCTGCGGGTGCCGCCCAGATCTGGCGTAGTGGTGCTCCTGTGGATCTAGTCTGGTGCTCGGGGGGCGTGGGCGCGGAGGGCGTGGGCGGCGTAGTCGACGCGGCTCAGGGCCTATGGCGGCACAGGGGAGCTGCTTCAAGGTGCAGGTGTGGTAGATCTGGTCTCTGGCGGCCGCAGTGGCACGCATGGTGCGCGTGGCGCGCGTCTGTTGCTTGGCTGCGGCCGGCAGTCATGGTGGCTGACAGTCTCGGGCAGTGCACCTCTTTTCCTTGCCGACATGGTGCTCGGTAGGGTGCGGCGGTCTGTTGCGTCCGGCGGCTTTGCTCTCGATGGCCGTCCTTGGCTCTACCCGCTAGCTCTTGAGTTTTGGTCGTCGGTAGCTGCTGCGAGGTGCGGTTGGCTACGGCGGCGACCCCTTTGTCGGTGGGTTGGTGCGGTGGTGATTGCTTGGTGGGCTTGTCGGTGCCGATGCGGGTGGATGTGCGGCCGAGGTGGTGTGAGAGCTTGGGTGAAGACCCTGTCTCGGCCCTGTGCCATGACGAACGATGGCGGCGGCTGTGGCCGTTgtgaccttcttggaggcatcgCTGATTTGCTGTTGCACCCTTTTGCACGGATCCGACCATCTCGGCCTCTCCAGGGGAAACCCTTGATCGtttgatcggacgatggcggcgccTCGGCGTCGTTTTCCCTCTTGGGGGCTTCGTCTCGGAGCTCGGCATCGGCAAGCGGGGCCGGTGGTTGGCGGCAGTTGAGGCGTCCAGACTTTTGCGCACGGTGCTTCTGTGGCAATGATGACGACGGTGAGCAATGTCGGAGACGTGGCCTTTGGTTGTGGTAGTCGTCTCTTCTTCTCCGGCGTGTCCGTGGGAGTGCCTCGACTGTTCGTTGCTGTGAAGTCGAAGCCGCGGTGGGGGGCCGATGGTATATGATGATGCGTACCAGGTTGTTCGTTCGGTGATCCTCCGCGACgccaccccagcctagtctccttaGTAGTTTCACCGTTTGGAGTCGGAGTTGCGCTGCCTAGTATGGATTGTGTTGGAGTGTTGTGCTGCAGCTTCTAGGGctgttgttttctttttttctttgatcttcggaTCCTCTGGTCCTAGAACCTTCACCACCTGTTTTCCGTTGCTTCCTGCTATTATCAATGAATGCCAGTgatgctggatctttcaaaaaaaatagTACCTGGCACTCTATTTTAGCTCTGAAATCGAAGAGAAGACATCACTTGCATAAATCATAATTAAAATGAGTTTCATGTGTGAATAAATCTCACTAGAACATCCTAGTGTATATTTTACTCAAGTGATTTCTGGTCAGGGTGTTAAAACTTAACAGTTGCAAAGAAGTATTTAAAATTTATCAACTAATTCTCATTTCATGACATTTCTATGACTTACCGTTGAAACTAACTTCATGGGAGTTCTTTATGGAAACATGTTTGAGAAAATAATCACTACAATAGTTGGCTTGTTGTATACCAATCAGCGTTTTAAATAGCGGGATATGCCAAATAGCGGCAGCCTCCAAATCAGCTATAGCGAGACTATAGCGGGCTATAGCCAGCTAATAGCAGACTATTGTACATGAGTACCATTTAGTGGCACCATGCTCAAACACTATAGCATTTAAAACTATGATACAGATAGTTATCTTGTTATATAATCTGACTAGAAAAATTACTTCCTTAATGCTAATTGCATCGCTGCTTGCTCGCAGGACGGATATAGATGTCTATTCCAGTCAGCATGAGCTTATCCGCTGTTGGGGTCGTTGGTGCCGTCAACGAATGTGTCACTTTGTTTCAATGGGCCAAATCTGCCGTTCCCTCTCTTTACTCCCGATGGAGTGGCTCACAGGAGCAAATTCTCCAGGACCATGTGTTGCAGTTGGAGAGTGGCCTACAACTCCTCAGGGACACCCTTCCTGCAATGTACGACCTCGTTAATAAAGCAGAGTGGAGAAGCCATGAACATGTTGTGGCCAAGCTCCTTCCTAATCTCAAGGATGCAGTAGCTGAGGCCGAGGACCTTCTTGATGAGTTTGGATGGTACGAGAAGAAGGTACAAGTGGAGGGCAATGCAAGCCAATCTTCTTTCATTGACTTCTTTCATACCGCCGTACAAGGCAGCTTCAACAAACTGAATGATGTCCAATTGAGGTTGAACCATCTTTCAAGTCAACTGGAGAATATGGGGCTCCGTGGAGTTACACGATGCTTTGATAAAATAGTCAGGCCGGAGACCACATCTTTTCCAAATGAAACAAAAATATTTGGTCGTGACAAGGAACTAAAGCGCTTATTGGGATTTCTCAATGTACCTACAATTTCAAAACGCAAGAGAGCAACTAGTTCGGCAAGCACATCAGCAAGCAATCATGTTGGTAATGAATCGAGAATATTGGGTGTCCATGTTTTGCCAATTGTTGGAATTGGTGGTGTTGGAAAGACAACTTTGGCCCAACATATTTGTAACCATCGACGAGTGAAATCTCACTTTGAGATGATAATTTGGATTTGTGTCTCAGATGACTTTGATGTGAAGAGGTTAACTAAAGAGGTGATACAATCATGTACTAGAAATGAGGCAACAACTGATAATTTGGATTCTCTTCAGCGTGATCTCTCTAACCATGTGAACAAGAAAAGGTTATTGATAGTCCTCGATGACATGTGGGATGATGCCTTAAAGGAAAATGGGCAGTGCTGGAAGAGGTTTTGTGCACCTTTTAGAAGTGCCCAAGATGGAAGTGTGATGTTGGTCACGACTAGATGTCCAAATGTTACTGAGGGGGTGCGGACAATGGAACCCATTATAGTTGAAGGTCTGAAGGACAACGTCTTTTGGAATTTCTTCAAATTGTGTGCGTTTGGATCTGAGGATTCTAATAATGATCCTGAGTTAGAGAGCATTGGTAGAAGCATACTTGCTAAACTAAAGGGTTCACCTCTGGCAGCCAAAACTCTAGGACGCATGTTAAGCATGGACCTTCAAGCATCGCATTGGAATTCTATACTCGAGAGTGAACTGTGGGAGTTGAAACAAGAGGAGACTGACATTTTGCCTGCACTTCGGTTGAGCTACATGTATTTACCATTCCACCTGAAGCAATGCTTTGCATTTTGTGCTGTGTACCCTAAAGATTACAGATTTCATAAGGCACGCTTAGCTGAAATTTGGGCGGCAGAAGGTTTTGTGGATCCTCAGTGTGGTGTTCCAATTCAAGATATTGGTTGTCAGTATTTTGAAGACCTTGTAACACGATCCTTCTTTCAAATAATTAGTAGTAGATATGTAATCCATGACTTGCTACACGACATGGCACAAATGGTTTCAGAGCAGGACTGCTGCATTTTAAGAAATAGAAGTGACTTGGATAAAGTTCCCCAGAATGTTCGTCATCTCTACATACTCCCTAGCAGTGAGTTTGATGATTCCAGCTTGTTAAAGCTATGCAAGTACACAAAGTTGCGTACCCTAATTTGCAAGAAGGATTTAAAGAGAAAAACATGCTTTGTTATGGGCGAATGGTGTACTAAACTTCTGCGTATGCGCGTGATTTCTTGTGACTCCACAAATGAGTTACCAGATAATATTGGCAATTGGAAGCATCTTCGGTACCTTGAAATCAACAAAGCTCGCCCTCTGAAGAAaattccttcaactttttgttggcTTTATCATCTTCAAATTTTATATGCCAAGAATTGCAGGCTAGAAAGCTTGCCCGATGACTTTGGTAAACTGATTAGTTTGCAGAAGTTTGAATCAGTTGGATTAACATATTATGATGGGCGTCGCATGTATCTTGGTCCAAATAACAAGTGGAGAGAAATTACGTTAATGAAGAATCTGAACCAATTCCGCGGGCACTTGGAGCTTATTGATGTTCACTTGCTAAGTAAGGATCATGCCGCAGAACTAAACCTGAAGAATAAGAAATATCTTGATGAGTTGAAACTGAATATGCGGGAGGATCGTCCCACAGGTTTCCCTGAGTCTGATATCCAGTTTGATATCGACAACAATGACATCGAAGTGCTTGAAGTTCTACAGCCTCCTATCAGTCTCAAGTCTTTGTTCCTCAAAAACTATGACAATATCTGGCTCCCAAGTTGGTTTCAACCACATAACCTACCAAGATTAAAATCACTTACTTTTGTACATTGTTTTCAACTCGAGAGCATATCACCTCCTGCATCACTTGACAAATTGGTGATCAAGGATTGTCCAAACCTAGTTTCAATTGGTGGAGCAAAGGCACTTGCAAAAATAAAGACCGTCGAGATATCCATGTGTCCAAAGTTAAAGGAAGCGGAGTAGATCAATACAATATCCCACCTAAGGTATTTGCCTAACACTCAGTTCATGTCCAGCTTTACTACCCTTTTGTTTGAAATTCCCAATAGTCCCAATTTGCTTTACTGATCATTTTTTTGTTCTTCAAGGGACTGGAGGCACGGGAGATAAAAGGCTGCATTACTTGGAAAATGAGGACAACAAGACTTTGTGCCTGCCTCGTCGTCTATATGGCTGTCCGTGGCTGATTACTGATTTCTACCCTTGCAGTTTCATACCATCAACAATTTCTCATATTTGTACTGATAACTATCAGTTCCCAGTTAGTAAACTCGTTGTAATCTATGAAACGACAGAGAATCACCGACTCACCGTAGTGTTTTGGTTCATCTTAACTCTGGAATATGTTCACCTTCCATTGATGAGCACCGCATTTGCCTGTTTGTGATATTTCCCTTCCTTCTGTAGTTTTCGTTCTTAGCTCTGCGGTTTGTGCTTGTGATGTCTTTCTTCTTTGGCTTCTCCGTTCTCTCTCGTTCTTGGGTTGTAAGAGGACACGTTTCGTGTTTCAGAAGTAAAAAAAGCATTGGCTAGTTTGCTATAGCAGTTTGTAGGGGCCAGAATTGGACTCCTCTGATGATTATTCCCAACCGCCTCAAAGTTAAACTAAATGCCCTTTCATAGCTCGTATGGCTGGCAGAAGGCTGCACTTTCAGATGGGGCGTATACATTGTGGATTTTGGGAGTAATTCAGGATCAGTTTGGAAAATGAGCAGGCAGCTCGGCCTCTTTCAAAAGGAATTTATTGCGGTGTGCAGCAGAGTAAAAGGTAGTGTACTTCAGCTCACCAATATACGCATGTGATGCTGATTGTTGGTGCTGATGATGATGCTTGGGTGACTTGAGAGCCTGAACTAGCTAGAGAAGCCTGCTTATTTTACGAGACATTGTCCGGGGTTTCTGAAGGGAAATAGATATGACACTTTTCAAGGCTAGGTACAGAATTTCCATTAAGGGCCTTGTTTCATTTTTCAAGTATCCCGGGCTAGTCGTCAGTAGAGCTTTCTTCTTGTTTTTCTGTTGTTTACCTCTTTGGGACTAGCCCGCCCTCTGTTTTAGGTTTTATTCTACTTCTTTGTTTTCCTTGTACATTTATGtttgaaaaataatataaatatatgcATTAGAGTAGTGTCTTTCCGGTAAAGAAAACTTATGGAGATTTATTGTCTTCATTCGTTCACTCTACCTCTTGATTTATGAATAATGTTTCATGCTTTTGCTGTAGCTGTTCTTCGCTCCAATACATAATAAAATATCACAGGGTAGATGTCACCAACTTTGTCCTAATGATTCGTTGAATGACCCTTTTCTTACCGATAAATTGCTGTAATATTCTGATCCGTAAGATTTATGAATAATGTTTCATGCTTTTGCTGTAGCTGTCAACAACGATGTGCCATCAAATCATTTATATTCTGATCCGTAGCTGTTTTCAAACCCCAAATGCAGTTTTATACACTTTGCTATCAGAGATTTACTTAACAGCAGCAAAATATCATCAGGAACTTCTCAACAAAAATTTAAAACCTAAAGATCCATTGACGTGCCCGGATTTTGAAAAGTAAGTTCTATTCCAGGGTTTAGTGTTGTTGCTTCAGTCCACGATTCCTTAAAAAGCAAGCTATTGGTTAGCGAGTTACAGATGATATATTAGTTGACTTCTGTTGCCAGGGAATATTTTAAATTAGTTAACCGTAACAAGGATTTATTAAAGCTTATGTTCCACAAAGACATTATTTTGCATAAAACTCGTCCGCCCTTTCAACTGAGTCAAAGTGTTCCCCAAAATCAAACAGTCGTATCGTGTCTATCTGCAAAGAAATCTAATCAGTTTTGTAATTAAATATTTGGTGAGAACAAAAGGGTGACCTCAGCTCATTCACTTTTCCTGTACATTATTAGTTTCAAATCTACAGGTTGTCAAGAGGCAGTTTGCCCTTTGTATATATGTACCTTTGGCCATGCCGAACAGCCTTCCCTGTACTTTATCCGTCCAAATATATTTTCAAACAATATTTTACACATATTAGATATTACTGGTCTAGTTGTCAAAGTAGATTATGGCTGAAATTTTAGTGAAAGCAATGTTTAGGTGTATGTTAAGGTCTGCAAGAGAAAGTCCTCAACTTTTCTGTTGCAACTACGGCAAAGAACCGTTCTTTGTTTCTATAATAGCTGATCCTTGTCACTGGAGACGGGCACGCCCATGGATAAGAAATGAGAGTTCATGTGCATATGGGCAGCTTGATCATCATGATCACAGAGTCTTGTCCGACTGGAGTCAAAACTGGAAGATTCAGGCCCACGCTCAATATAATAATACTTATGCACGGGGCCAAATTCAAAGTCTTGTAGCCGTTTTGATTAGACACTTCAGATGGAAATGGTTGCACTTGCACACAAAACCCTGGCAATGATCACAGAGTCTTGAATCGAGCAGAGGCAGGATGACGAAATACCAGTCACGCGTGAGGTGGCCAGGTGGGGAGGGCATC encodes:
- the LOC119349358 gene encoding putative disease resistance RPP13-like protein 1, translating into MSIPVSMSLSAVGVVGAVNECVTLFQWAKSAVPSLYSRWSGSQEQILQDHVLQLESGLQLLRDTLPAMYDLVNKAEWRSHEHVVAKLLPNLKDAVAEAEDLLDEFGWYEKKVQVEGNASQSSFIDFFHTAVQGSFNKLNDVQLRLNHLSSQLENMGLRGVTRCFDKIVRPETTSFPNETKIFGRDKELKRLLGFLNVPTISKRKRATSSASTSASNHVGNESRILGVHVLPIVGIGGVGKTTLAQHICNHRRVKSHFEMIIWICVSDDFDVKRLTKEVIQSCTRNEATTDNLDSLQRDLSNHVNKKRLLIVLDDMWDDALKENGQCWKRFCAPFRSAQDGSVMLVTTRCPNVTEGVRTMEPIIVEGLKDNVFWNFFKLCAFGSEDSNNDPELESIGRSILAKLKGSPLAAKTLGRMLSMDLQASHWNSILESELWELKQEETDILPALRLSYMYLPFHLKQCFAFCAVYPKDYRFHKARLAEIWAAEGFVDPQCGVPIQDIGCQYFEDLVTRSFFQIISSRYVIHDLLHDMAQMVSEQDCCILRNRSDLDKVPQNVRHLYILPSSEFDDSSLLKLCKYTKLRTLICKKDLKRKTCFVMGEWCTKLLRMRVISCDSTNELPDNIGNWKHLRYLEINKARPLKKIPSTFCWLYHLQILYAKNCRLESLPDDFGKLISLQKFESVGLTYYDGRRMYLGPNNKWREITLMKNLNQFRGHLELIDVHLLSKDHAAELNLKNKKYLDELKLNMREDRPTGFPESDIQFDIDNNDIEVLEVLQPPISLKSLFLKNYDNIWLPSWFQPHNLPRLKSLTFVHCFQLESISPPASLDKLVIKDCPNLVSIGGAKALAKIKTVEISMCPKLKEAE